Proteins found in one Sporosarcina jeotgali genomic segment:
- the whiA gene encoding DNA-binding protein WhiA encodes MSFASETKKELTQIEAEDCCTKAEVAAFIRMNGVLSFSNKTISLDVQTENAAIARRLYSNLKKLYTYKVELLVRRKMRLKKNNVYICRIREGARPLLDDLDILTNTFQSNQTISPTIIPNDCCKRAYLRGAFLAGGSVNNPETSSYHLEVFSMYAEHSDALVEIMNDYQLNAKSIERKKGFVAYLKEAEKIADFLSIIGAHVALMRFEDIRIVRDMRNSVNRLVNCETANLNKTISAAQRQVENIKLIQSTIGLDQLPDRLQEIAHLRVEYQDITLKELGEMVSGGPVSKSGVNHRLRKIDEIAESVRVGGIT; translated from the coding sequence ATGTCTTTCGCATCAGAAACAAAAAAAGAATTGACACAAATTGAGGCGGAGGATTGCTGTACAAAAGCAGAAGTTGCAGCGTTCATTCGCATGAATGGGGTCCTATCTTTTTCAAATAAAACCATAAGCTTAGATGTTCAAACAGAAAATGCTGCTATTGCACGAAGACTCTATTCCAATTTAAAAAAGCTGTACACATATAAGGTTGAACTTCTAGTTCGGCGTAAAATGCGGTTAAAGAAAAATAATGTTTATATTTGCAGAATCCGCGAAGGGGCACGCCCCTTGCTGGATGATTTAGATATTTTGACAAATACCTTCCAGTCCAATCAAACCATTTCGCCAACAATCATTCCAAACGATTGTTGTAAACGGGCATACTTGCGTGGAGCATTCCTGGCAGGAGGATCTGTAAATAATCCGGAGACATCTTCATACCACTTGGAAGTCTTTTCGATGTATGCAGAACACTCCGATGCATTAGTCGAGATTATGAATGATTATCAGCTGAATGCGAAATCGATTGAACGCAAAAAAGGGTTCGTTGCCTATTTGAAAGAAGCTGAAAAGATAGCGGATTTCTTGAGTATTATCGGCGCGCACGTTGCACTCATGCGTTTTGAAGACATCCGCATTGTCCGGGATATGAGAAATAGTGTAAATCGGTTAGTAAACTGTGAAACAGCGAATCTCAACAAAACCATCAGTGCCGCGCAGCGCCAAGTAGAGAACATTAAACTCATCCAATCGACCATCGGTTTGGACCAGCTGCCGGACAGGCTTCAGGAGATTGCACATTTGCGAGTGGAGTATCAGGATATTACGCTGAAAGAGTTAGGTGAGATGGTGTCAGGCGGACCTGTGAGTAAATCAGGTGTGAATCACCGTCTGCGTAAAATTGACGAGATCGCAGAAAGTGTTCGAGTTGGCGGAATTACCTAA
- a CDS encoding gluconeogenesis factor YvcK family protein: MATPNNRKKVVVFGGGTGLSTLLRGLKKYPVDLTAVVTVADDGGSSGRLLDQYDIPPPGDVRKVMAALSDVEPLIEQLFQYRFSTKDDLHGHSLGNLMLAAMTDITGDFASAVKKTGQVLNIKGKVLPAANQRITLHAELDDGTIVTGESKIPMYARKIRQVYLSPQDAKPLPETLNAIQQADLIIIGPGSLYTSILPSLLVQDIRDAVLNSKASKVYVGNLTTQKGETYRYTASEHVAALYDHVGKPFLDAVLLNKTDIMPLLTEAGQMVTSWPVERDLEELQKLVPEIWQEDIALAENERVMHDAEKVAEWFVNYITDESKTKQT, translated from the coding sequence ATGGCAACACCCAATAACCGCAAAAAGGTTGTGGTGTTTGGAGGCGGTACAGGTTTGTCGACGCTGCTTCGAGGATTGAAGAAGTACCCAGTCGATTTAACCGCAGTGGTTACAGTTGCGGATGATGGCGGAAGTTCAGGGAGGCTGTTGGATCAGTATGATATCCCGCCTCCCGGTGATGTCCGAAAGGTGATGGCAGCGCTTTCAGATGTTGAACCTCTTATCGAGCAGCTTTTCCAGTACCGTTTTTCAACGAAAGATGATCTCCACGGACACTCACTAGGGAATTTAATGCTCGCAGCGATGACAGACATTACTGGTGACTTTGCCAGTGCGGTTAAGAAAACTGGCCAGGTATTGAACATTAAAGGGAAAGTACTTCCAGCAGCCAATCAGCGGATTACGCTGCATGCAGAGCTGGATGACGGAACGATTGTTACGGGGGAGTCCAAGATTCCAATGTACGCCCGGAAAATCAGACAGGTCTATTTATCCCCGCAAGATGCTAAGCCATTGCCAGAGACATTGAATGCAATTCAGCAGGCAGATTTGATCATCATCGGACCTGGAAGTTTGTATACGAGTATTTTACCTTCCTTGCTTGTACAGGATATTCGGGATGCTGTTCTAAATAGTAAAGCTAGTAAAGTATATGTCGGGAACTTAACAACGCAAAAAGGTGAGACGTACCGGTATACAGCGTCCGAACATGTTGCAGCACTTTATGATCATGTCGGAAAACCTTTCCTGGACGCAGTGTTATTGAATAAGACGGACATCATGCCGCTTTTAACCGAAGCGGGACAGATGGTCACATCTTGGCCAGTGGAACGGGATCTTGAGGAATTGCAAAAGTTAGTGCCTGAAATTTGGCAAGAAGATATTGCGCTCGCTGAGAATGAGCGGGTAATGCACGATGCAGAAAAAGTAGCAGAATGGTTCGTAAATTACATAACAGACGAATCTAAAACCAAACAGACGTGA
- the rapZ gene encoding RNase adapter RapZ has product METDVHSEELELVIITGMSGAGKSVAMQSFEDMGYYCIDNLPPELLVTFLDLMMKSADKKSKIAAVIDTRGGGLFDALLDAIDNLTRMDTVSTRILFLEADDETLVSRYKETRRSHPLANGRQPLTGIQKERGLLSDVKGRARSIFNTSRMKPKQLRDKIIAEFSVGEGENFTLNFISFGFKHGMPIDADVVFDVRFLPNPYYNESMRPQTGLDKDVYEYVLKWEDTKTLITKLSDLFQFLIPQYKNEGKSQVVIAFGCTGGQHRSVTLAEYFGNLFKDDYTTYVTHQHIEKRKG; this is encoded by the coding sequence ATGGAGACTGATGTACATTCTGAAGAACTCGAACTGGTCATTATTACAGGTATGTCGGGGGCGGGTAAGTCTGTAGCAATGCAAAGTTTTGAAGATATGGGCTATTACTGCATCGATAATTTACCGCCGGAACTGCTCGTGACATTTCTTGATCTAATGATGAAGTCTGCGGATAAAAAATCAAAAATTGCCGCCGTCATCGATACACGCGGCGGCGGTCTATTCGACGCCCTACTCGATGCAATCGATAATTTAACTCGAATGGATACGGTTTCGACTCGAATTCTTTTCCTGGAAGCGGATGATGAAACACTCGTCAGCCGTTATAAAGAAACGCGGAGATCACATCCTTTAGCCAACGGACGTCAGCCGTTAACCGGCATACAAAAAGAACGAGGGCTCTTAAGTGATGTGAAAGGCCGTGCGCGTTCAATCTTTAACACGTCACGCATGAAGCCAAAACAACTTAGAGACAAAATTATTGCCGAGTTCTCAGTAGGCGAAGGTGAAAATTTCACATTAAATTTCATTTCGTTCGGTTTCAAGCATGGAATGCCAATTGACGCAGACGTCGTATTTGACGTTCGTTTTTTACCGAACCCCTATTATAATGAATCCATGCGTCCGCAAACGGGTCTTGATAAAGATGTCTATGAGTATGTGCTGAAATGGGAAGATACGAAAACATTGATAACAAAACTCTCTGATCTATTCCAGTTTTTAATCCCTCAATATAAGAACGAAGGCAAATCACAAGTCGTAATTGCATTCGGTTGTACAGGGGGACAGCATCGTTCTGTTACTCTGGCGGAATACTTTGGAAATCTATTCAAAGACGACTATACAACCTATGTAACACACCAGCATATCGAAAAAAGAAAGGGCTGA
- a CDS encoding NUDIX domain-containing protein, with protein sequence MQRIVNLLVVKDGKMLLLKKPRRGWYVAPGGKMDAGESIMETAVREFTEETGAKPGAPHLKGVFTMVIRRGEEVVDEWMLYTFIAHDLTGTPLTETIEGELGWHPVEALNTLPMAEGDRTNLLFAASSPGIQYGTFTYTEEFELLDEKIQKSMEGD encoded by the coding sequence ATGCAAAGAATTGTAAACTTGCTCGTTGTGAAAGACGGAAAAATGTTATTATTGAAAAAACCGCGAAGAGGCTGGTATGTGGCTCCTGGCGGCAAGATGGATGCAGGTGAGTCCATCATGGAAACGGCTGTCCGCGAATTCACGGAAGAAACTGGTGCAAAGCCCGGTGCCCCTCATCTTAAAGGTGTGTTCACGATGGTCATTCGCAGGGGCGAGGAAGTTGTGGATGAGTGGATGCTGTATACATTCATCGCTCATGATCTAACAGGAACTCCACTCACTGAAACGATTGAAGGAGAGCTTGGCTGGCATCCTGTAGAGGCTTTAAATACGCTGCCAATGGCAGAAGGCGATCGTACGAACTTGTTGTTCGCTGCTTCAAGCCCAGGCATTCAATATGGTACATTTACGTATACTGAGGAATTTGAGCTTCTTGACGAAAAAATTCAAAAGTCTATGGAAGGTGATTGA
- the trxB gene encoding thioredoxin-disulfide reductase, with protein MSAETIYDALIIGAGPAGMTAAVYTARANMTTLMLERGVPGGQMASTEEIENYPGFESILGPELSTKMFDHAKRFGAEYAYGDVKEIIDGKEYKTVVAGNKEYKARSIIITTGAEYRKMGIPGETELTGRGVSYCAVCDGAFFKNKEIIVIGGGDSAVEEGTYLTRFASKVTIIHRRDELRAQKILQQRAFANDKIDFIWNTTVKEVHGKDGKIDSVTLISTEDGSESEFKTQGMFIYIGLDPITAPFKNLGILDENGYIKTNEVMETEIPGIFAAGDVREKLLRQVVTATGDGSIAAQSCQKYVEELTESLETKV; from the coding sequence ATGTCAGCTGAAACTATTTATGACGCGTTAATTATCGGAGCAGGACCTGCTGGTATGACAGCAGCGGTTTATACGGCACGCGCTAATATGACGACTCTTATGTTGGAACGCGGAGTACCAGGCGGCCAAATGGCAAGCACAGAAGAAATTGAAAACTATCCAGGATTCGAATCTATTCTTGGGCCTGAGCTGTCCACTAAAATGTTTGACCACGCAAAACGCTTTGGTGCGGAATATGCGTATGGGGATGTAAAAGAGATTATCGATGGAAAAGAATATAAAACAGTTGTTGCAGGCAACAAAGAGTACAAAGCTCGCTCCATTATTATTACAACGGGTGCGGAATATCGTAAAATGGGCATTCCCGGTGAAACAGAGTTAACAGGCCGAGGAGTAAGTTATTGTGCGGTTTGTGATGGTGCTTTCTTTAAAAACAAAGAAATCATCGTCATTGGCGGCGGTGATTCTGCAGTCGAAGAGGGGACGTACCTTACTCGTTTCGCAAGCAAAGTAACGATTATTCACCGACGCGATGAGCTGCGTGCACAGAAAATCCTTCAACAGCGCGCATTTGCGAATGATAAGATCGACTTCATCTGGAATACAACTGTTAAAGAAGTACACGGTAAAGATGGCAAAATCGATTCAGTGACATTGATTTCAACGGAAGATGGTTCTGAATCTGAGTTTAAAACGCAGGGGATGTTCATCTACATCGGACTTGATCCAATCACTGCACCATTCAAGAATCTTGGTATTTTAGATGAGAATGGGTATATTAAGACGAACGAAGTGATGGAAACTGAAATTCCGGGAATTTTTGCAGCAGGCGATGTGCGTGAAAAACTATTGCGCCAAGTCGTTACAGCAACAGGTGATGGCAGTATCGCAGCGCAGTCTTGTCAAAAGTATGTGGAAGAATTGACCGAATCACTTGAAACTAAAGTGTAA